ACGATGTCGCCCGCTTCGGCGCCGTACATGCTGCCCACCGCTTCGCCGACGAGGCTGTTGATGGTGACCGAGAAGCCGCAGGCCGCGATGCCGCCCCAGAACAGGCAGCCCAGGAGCGCGTACCACGGCTCCGGGTCGTAGCGGTCCAGCAGGCGCGGGAAGGTCAGGTACATGACGCCGGCGGGAAGGCGAGCACCGCGCCCATGCACATGTACGCCAGGATGGCGCCCTGACCGGCCAGCACGCGGGAGGCCCACGAACCAGACGATCAGCTGCAGGAACCCCAGCAGCATCCCGATGATGTAGAGGCCGAGGCCGATGTGCCGACGCGTACGTTCGGGATCAGGAGAGACACGCGGCGAGGGTATGACCTGTTGGCGCGGGCGTCTAGCGCGGTCCCCCGCCTGGGCCTCCGGATGGTGAAACGCGACGAGCCCCAGGGGAGGGGCTCGGTGCGTTCGTGGAAGGGCGGCCTGCCGCGGGGGGCTGGCAGGTCGCGCTCTGGGCTCACTTCTTGGCGGGGGCGGGGGGCCGCGGTCTTGT
This sequence is a window from Sandaracinaceae bacterium. Protein-coding genes within it:
- a CDS encoding PrsW family intramembrane metalloprotease; translated protein: MLLGFLQLIVWFVGLPRAGRSGRHPGVHVHGRGARLPAGVMYLTFPRLLDRYDPEPWYALLGCLFWGGIAACGFSVTINSLVGEAVGSMYGAEAGDIVGAVICAPIVEEFWKGMAVFGMFFFLKREFDGIVDGIIYASFVALGFAAVENVLYYGRAAADGGLAGWAPTSCCAASCFRGVTRSTRR